The genomic stretch GCCCGAAGAGGCGCTCTCGGACGGACCGCAATCGCTGAAGCCGGATCGGTTCGCCAGACTGATGGACGAGTTGCGCCAACTGGCGCGGGTGCTGGGGAGATCCCTATGATCATCGTGCTCAAGTCCGGGGCGACCGACGACGACATCGCGGAGGTCTGTCGCCGCATCCAGGCGTTGGGCTACGCGCCGCACACCATCCGGGGCGAGCTGCGGACGGTCATCGGCGCCGTCGGCGACGAGCGGGGCAAGGACGACCTGCTCTCCCTCCAGAACCTCGAGTGCGTGGAGGCCGTCCAGCGCATCCTGCAGCCGTTCAAGCTGGCCAGCCGGGAGATCAAGGGTGAGCCGACCCGCATCCGGGTGGACGGGGTAGAGATCGGCGGCCCGCGGGTGGTGGTGATGGCGGGGCCCTGCTCGGTGGAGTCGCGCGACCAGGTGCTGGAGGTGGCGGCGAAGGTGAAGGCGGCCGGCGCCTCGATCCTGCGCGGCGGCGCCTTCAAGCCCCGCACGTCGCCCTACGCGTTTCAGGGGCTCGAGGAGCAGGGGCTGAAGTTCCTGGCCGAGGCCAAGCGCGAGACCGGGCTGCCGGTGGTCACCGAGGTGATGGAGCCCGACAAGGTGGCGGTCGTCGCCGAGTACGCCGACATATTACAAATCGGCGCCCGCAATGTGCAGAACTTCTCGCTGCTCAAGCGGGTGGCCGAGGCCAGGAAGCCCGTCCTGCTCAAGCGCGGGATGGCCACCTCGATCCAGGAGTGGTTGCTGTCGGCGGAGTACATCCTCGCCGGCGGCAACCCGGACGTCATCCTCTGCGAGCGAGGCATCCGGACCTTCGAGACGGCCACCCGGTTCACGCTGGACCTCAACGCCGTCCCCGTCATCAAGAAGCTGACGCACCTGCCCGTGGTGGTCGACCCGAGCCATGGCACGGGTCACTGGGAGTACGTGGACGCGATGGCGCGGGCGGGCGTGGCGGCGGGCGCCGACGGTCTGATCATCGAGGTGCACCCGCGGCCGGCGGAAGCGCTCTCGGACGGTCCCCAGTCGCTGAAGCCGGAGCGGTTCGCCGAGCTGATGCAGCGGCTCCGGCGCGTCGCCCGGGCGGTGGATCGCGACGTCTAGGGCCCTCCGGCCTTATAATCCCCGCGGCATGCTGGGCAAGGCGTGGGACCTGTTGCGCAGGCGGCCCATGCGTGGGCTGGCGATCTCGCTGGCACTCCATGGGCTCGTGGTCGCGCTGATGCTGCTGCTGGGCCTGCCGGCCGCCCAGTACACCGTCAAGCGCGGCGAGCCGCTCTTCGTCGAGC from Candidatus Methylomirabilota bacterium encodes the following:
- the aroF gene encoding 3-deoxy-7-phosphoheptulonate synthase translates to MIIVLKSGATDDDIAEVCRRIQALGYAPHTIRGELRTVIGAVGDERGKDDLLSLQNLECVEAVQRILQPFKLASREIKGEPTRIRVDGVEIGGPRVVVMAGPCSVESRDQVLEVAAKVKAAGASILRGGAFKPRTSPYAFQGLEEQGLKFLAEAKRETGLPVVTEVMEPDKVAVVAEYADILQIGARNVQNFSLLKRVAEARKPVLLKRGMATSIQEWLLSAEYILAGGNPDVILCERGIRTFETATRFTLDLNAVPVIKKLTHLPVVVDPSHGTGHWEYVDAMARAGVAAGADGLIIEVHPRPAEALSDGPQSLKPERFAELMQRLRRVARAVDRDV